In Methanosarcina barkeri MS, a single window of DNA contains:
- a CDS encoding ABC transporter permease: MIRRIILNRLFQMIQVMVGISLITFTVISLSPGDPAEITLRATLGTESPPKEAVAILHEEMGLDDPWYVSYLKWISRVVHGDLGYSYQTKRSTIEEIRNALPTTFYLASLSMLFSAIIAIPLGIAAALRQNGPVDHLCRLTSIVCLSIPEYFIAIVFMLIGGIYLDIFPVAGTGGIEYFILPSLTLSIGLIAITMRIMRTSMIETLEQDYIRTARAKGLSRKKIIQKHALKNALLPVIIYMGTQFGWIFGGAVTIETIFALPGLGWLLVSSVSSMDIMVMQGCMLTFAVIIVLINLFVDLAQLYLDPSVRAQGE, encoded by the coding sequence ATGATACGTAGAATTATACTGAACCGTCTGTTTCAAATGATACAGGTCATGGTAGGGATATCTCTCATCACTTTTACAGTAATTTCTCTTTCACCAGGGGACCCAGCTGAAATTACGCTCAGGGCTACTCTTGGTACCGAAAGTCCACCTAAAGAGGCGGTAGCCATACTTCATGAAGAGATGGGGCTTGACGATCCCTGGTATGTCAGTTATCTAAAATGGATTTCAAGGGTTGTGCATGGGGACCTGGGATATTCCTATCAGACAAAAAGGAGCACTATTGAAGAGATCAGAAATGCTCTGCCTACGACCTTCTATCTAGCCTCTCTCTCAATGTTATTCTCGGCTATTATAGCTATCCCTCTTGGAATTGCAGCAGCTCTGAGACAGAACGGGCCTGTAGATCACCTCTGCAGGCTTACTTCAATAGTCTGCCTCTCGATCCCTGAGTATTTTATTGCTATAGTTTTTATGCTCATCGGAGGCATCTATCTAGACATCTTTCCGGTTGCAGGAACAGGAGGAATAGAATACTTTATCCTTCCATCCCTGACTCTCTCGATTGGCCTTATTGCAATTACAATGCGTATCATGAGGACAAGCATGATTGAAACGCTTGAGCAGGATTATATAAGGACAGCACGTGCAAAGGGGCTCAGCCGCAAAAAAATTATTCAAAAACATGCTCTAAAGAATGCACTTCTCCCTGTGATTATATATATGGGAACTCAGTTCGGATGGATTTTCGGAGGGGCAGTTACCATTGAAACTATTTTTGCACTTCCAGGACTTGGATGGCTTCTTGTTAGCTCTGTTTCTTCGATGGACATCATGGTGATGCAGGGATGTATGCTTACCTTCGCGGTGATCATAGTGCTTATTAATCTCTTTGTTGACCTAGCCCAGCTTTATCTTGACCCATCAGTCAGGGCTCAGGGGGAATAA
- a CDS encoding ABC transporter permease, whose protein sequence is MEHSYFDEKLAVSEMKRVWGVLRSNVTLTIGVLLFILISMMAVMAPAISPHDPAEMHLEEKLSPPSASFPLGTDQFGRCIFSRILYGAQTSFFIAVISTLIIVPAGIIIGMYAGYFSRYDAFLMRLTDIFLAFPSIVLSIAIVGVVGPSPAGIILSLSIPGWAKYARLIRGSTLSLKNSGFVEAARAIGASDKYILFHHILPNSYGPIIEIATLGLGSKIISISGLGFLGLGIQPPTPELGTILKDGLVYLQTAPMMALSSGGMIMLFVLAVNLIGSELRSIADPRSDTIEF, encoded by the coding sequence ATGGAACACTCATACTTTGACGAAAAACTGGCAGTTTCCGAAATGAAAAGAGTATGGGGAGTTTTGCGGAGCAATGTAACGCTTACAATAGGAGTTCTGCTGTTTATTCTTATCTCCATGATGGCTGTAATGGCTCCGGCGATTTCCCCGCATGACCCTGCAGAGATGCATCTTGAAGAAAAGTTATCTCCTCCATCAGCATCTTTTCCTCTTGGGACAGACCAGTTTGGAAGGTGTATTTTCAGCCGTATATTATATGGTGCACAGACTTCATTCTTCATTGCAGTTATTTCGACTTTAATTATCGTGCCTGCAGGAATTATCATAGGAATGTATGCAGGTTATTTCAGCAGGTATGATGCTTTCTTGATGCGATTGACAGATATCTTTCTTGCCTTCCCCAGTATAGTTCTTTCAATTGCGATTGTAGGAGTTGTAGGCCCAAGTCCTGCAGGAATTATTCTATCTCTTTCCATTCCTGGCTGGGCAAAATATGCACGATTAATCCGGGGATCAACTCTTTCACTGAAAAATAGCGGATTCGTCGAGGCAGCCAGGGCAATTGGAGCATCGGATAAATACATTCTTTTCCACCATATTCTTCCCAACAGTTACGGACCTATTATTGAGATCGCAACTCTTGGATTAGGGTCCAAGATTATTTCAATTTCCGGGCTTGGATTTTTAGGGCTTGGAATTCAGCCTCCTACACCAGAACTGGGAACAATCCTGAAAGATGGACTTGTATACCTCCAGACTGCACCTATGATGGCTTTATCTTCAGGAGGCATGATCATGCTGTTTGTTCTTGCGGTAAATCTCATCGGTTCCGAACTGAGATCTATTGCAGATCCCCGGTCTGATACTATCGAATTTTAA